The Hevea brasiliensis isolate MT/VB/25A 57/8 chromosome 1, ASM3005281v1, whole genome shotgun sequence genome has a window encoding:
- the LOC110646495 gene encoding SH3 domain-containing protein 2, producing the protein MEAIRKQATKLREQVAKQQQAVLKQFGAGGYGSSDNVITDEAELHQHQKLEKLYISTRAGKHFQRDIVRGVEGYIVTGSKQVEIGTKLSEDSRKYGAENTCTSGTTLSKAALNYGRARAQMEKERGNLLKALGTQVAEPLRAMVMGAPLEDARHLAQRYDRMRQEAEAQAIEVSKRQVKVREMPGSPELAMKLEAAESKLQDLKSNMAVLGKEAAAAMAAVEAQQQRLTLQRLIAMVEAERAYHQRVIQILDQLENEMISERQRIEAPPTPSVENNMAPPPSYEEVNGVYASQSHNGSTDGMGYFLGEVMHSYQAESDVELTLSVGDYVVVRKVTNNGWAEGECKGKAGWFPFAYIERRERVLASKIAEVF; encoded by the exons ATGGAAGCAATTCGAAAACAAGCCACAAAGCTTCGAGAACAGGTCGCTAAGCAACAACAG GCGGTTCTCAAACAGTTTGGGGCTGGTGGATATGGAAGCTCAGACAATGTTATTACTGATGAGGCAGAACTCCACCAACATCAGAAACTTGAGAAGCTTTACATATCAACACGTGCTGGAAAG CATTTCCAACGGGATATTGTTCGTGGTGTAGAAGGATATATTGTCACTGGATCCAAACAAGTTGAGATAG GAACAAAGTTGTCAGAGGATAGCAGGAAATATGGCGCGGAAAATACGTGTACTAGTGGTACTACATTATCAAAGGCAGCACTAAATTATGGACGTGCTCGCGCTCAGATGGAGAAGGAACGTGGTAATCTACTGAAAGCACTTGGTACACAG GTTGCTGAGCCATTGAGAGCAATGGTAATGGGAGCTCCTTTGGAGGATGCTCGACATCTTGCACAACGTTATGACAGAATGCGACAAGAAGCAGAAGCTCAG GCCATAGAAGTTTCCAAACGCCAGGTAAAAGTGAGAGAAATGCCTGGAAGTCCTGAGCTTGCTATGAAATTAGAAGCTGCCGAATCAAAGCTGCAAGACCTGAAGTCAAACATGGCGGTATTGGGGAAGGAAGCAGCTGCAGCAATGGCTGCTGTTGAAGCTCAACAACAGAGGTTGACTCTCCAGCGACTTATTGCAATG GTCGAAGCAGAACGTGCTTATCACCAGAGAGTTATTCAGATACTTGATCAGCTTGAAAATGAG aTGATATCTGAACGACAAAGAATTGAAGCACCTCCTACCCCAAGTGTGGAGAACAACATGGCACCACCACCTTCATATGAAGAAGTAAATGGTGTGTACGCTTCTCAATCGCATAATGGCTCAACAGATGGCATGGGTTACTTTTTGGGGGAG GTGATGCATTCTTATCAAGCTGAATCTGATGTGGAGCTGACTTTATCAGTTGGTGATTATGTTGTTGTTCGAAAG GTGACAAACAATGGCTGGGCAGAAGGAGAATGCAAAGGGAAAGCAGGTTGGTTCCCATTTGCGTACATTGAAAGAAGGGAACGTGTTCTAGCAAGCAAGATAGCTGAAGTGTTTTAG